The Punica granatum isolate Tunisia-2019 chromosome 4, ASM765513v2, whole genome shotgun sequence genome has a window encoding:
- the LOC116206018 gene encoding putative pentatricopeptide repeat-containing protein At5g37570 yields the protein MLVKPKAFPLRTWTKLSQFPSLRRSVTTQQADVISTNISITQHLRSGKLDTARKMFDEMPERSVVSWNTMISGYSKWGRYPDALSLVSSMHRSGMKLNETTFSTVLSICANSKSLKGGKEIHSLILRSGSERFELVGSALLYFYANCAGAQEAEWIFEEFIHMNDRLWNLMIVAYVQYDWMEDAMDVFERMPRRDVAAWTSLISGFAKQEDAGSQETALELFQLMRETGEVAPNEFTLDCILRTSCKLGVSRLGLAIHGLVIKYGLQSDDSISSALIEFYSSCEAINEARRVYDGAVNPSLNASNALLEGLVSMGRINDAEVIFNGLSELKPISYNLMIKGYGLNGQVKDSKRLFDKMPQRTIASFNTMIAVYSRNGEINKAMQLFDEIKGEGNPVSWNSMISGCIQNGHYEDAFKLYREGRELSITRTRSTFSALFHACSCLGSLKLGQMLHAHVLKTPHQSNVYVGTSLVDMYSRCGSIDDARRSFSSISLPNVAAWTALINAYAHHRLGSEAIRLFEEMLENGVCPNSATFVGILSACGHSGLIEEGMRIYRAMGNYGIIPTFEHYACVANLLGRSGYLKEAEEFIDQMPIKADGVVWGALLSACWFWADMEAAERVAEKMFRIDYNNVSAHVILSNIYALSGRWREKRKVRKQLRGLALKKDPGRSWIELNSGFHAFSVEDRGHPQCDLIYWTLERITANVNSLVMLDYVSERTDDIADVNTTVPL from the coding sequence ATGCTGGTGAAGCCCAAAGCATTTCCGTTACGAACATGGACAAAGCTCAGCCAGTTCCCGTCCCTTCGCCGGAGCGTCACAACTCAGCAGGCCGACGTAATCTCCACCAACATTTCCATAACGCAGCACTTGAGGTCTGGCAAACTGGACACTGCTCGAAAGATGTTCGACGAAATGCCCGAACGGTCCGTGGTCTCGTGGAATACCATGATTTCCGGTTACTCCAAGTGGGGAAGGTATCCTGATGCCCTGAGCCTCGTCTCGAGCATGCACCGCAGCGGGATGAAGCTCAACGAGACCACCTTTTCCACCGTGTTGAGCATTTGCGCAAATTCGAAGTCTTTGAAAGGCGGGAAGGAAATCCACTCCCTCATCCTGCGGTCCGGGTCAGAGAGGTTCGAGCTCGTTGGAAGTGCCCTGCTTTACTTCTATGCAAATTGTGCTGGAGCTCAGGAGGCCGAGTGGATTTTCGAGGAGTTCATTCATATGAATGACCGGCTGTGGAACTTAATGATTGTAGCTTACGTGCAGTATGATTGGATGGAGGATGCAATGGACGTGTTCGAGAGAATGCCAAGGCGGGACGTTGCCGCGTGGACCTCCCTGATCTCGGGGTTTGCAAAGCAGGAGGATGCGGGATCCCAGGAGACAGCCTTGGAGCTGTTTCAGCTTATGAGGGAGACTGGTGAGGTAGCACCGAACGAGTTCACCTTGGACTGTATTCTGAGGACTTCTTGCAAGCTCGGAGTTTCTCGACTGGGTCTGGCCATCCATGGCCTTGTGATCAAATACGGGCTCCAGTCTGATGACTCCATTAGCAGCGCCCTGATTGAGTTTTACTCCAGTTGTGAAGCAATCAATGAGGCGAGGAGGGTTTATGATGGAGCAGTGAATCCGAGTTTAAATGCTTCAAATGCTTTGCTTGAGGGACTTGTTTCAATGGGTAGGATCAATGATGCTGAGGTGATATTCAACGGACTCTCTGAGCTAAAACCGATTTCGTATAACTTGATGATTAAAGGGTATGGACTAAATGGGCAAGTCAAGGATTCGAAGAGGCTGTTCGATAAGATGCCTCAGAGAACCATAGCCTCCTTCAATACAATGATAGCAGTATATTCGAGGAATGGGGAGATCAATAAGGCTATGCAGCTCTTTGATGAGATAAAGGGAGAAGGAAATCCGGTCTCGTGGAACTCCATGATCTCCGGCTGTATCCAAAATGGTCATTATGAGGATGCATTCAAATTGTACAGGGAAGGGCGGGAATTATCAATCACCAGAACAAGATCAACTTTCTCCGCTCTATTCCATGCCTGCTCATGCCTTGGGTCGCTTAAACTCGGGCAGATGCTCCACGCCCATGTGCTCAAAACGCCGCACCAATCAAATGTCTATGTCGGGACATCTCTCGTAGACATGTACTCCCGATGTGGGTCCATTGACGATGCTCGAAGGTCGTTCTCAAGCATCTCCTTGCCTAATGTTGCCGCTTGGACTGCCCTGATCAATGCGTACGCCCATCACAGGCTTGGGTCGGAGGCAATTCGCCTGTTTGAGGAGATGCTAGAGAATGGGGTCTGCCCTAATTCGGCCACATTCGTAGGGATCCTCAGTGCTTGTGGCCATTCGGGTCTAATTGAGGAAGGAATGAGAATCTACCGAGCAATGGGAAATTATGGGATCATCCCTACGTTTGAGCATTATGCTTGTGTGGCCAACCTGCTGGGTCGATCGGGCTATTTGAAGGAAGCAGAGGAGTTTATCGATCAGATGCCCATTAAAGCAGATGGGGTCGTGTGGGGAGCCCTCTTGAGTGCGTGTTGGTTCTGGGCGGATATGGAAGCAGCAGAGAGAGTGGCTGAAAAGATGTTCAGGATCGACTATAACAATGTGTCTGCTCACGTTATCCTCTCGAATATCTATGCCCTGTCGGGGAGGTggagggagaagaggaaggTGAGGAAGCAGTTAAGGGGACTGGCACTGAAGAAGGACCCCGGGCGGAGTTGGATCGAGCTAAACAGCGGGTTTCATGCCTTCTCTGTGGAGGACAGAGGCCACCCACAGTGCGACTTGATTTACTGGACTTTGGAACGTATAACAGCGAATGTGAACTCACTAGTGATGCTCGACTATGTTTCAGAACGAACTGATGATATTGCTGATGTAAATACAACAGTTCCTTTGTGA
- the LOC116206019 gene encoding bidirectional sugar transporter SWEET3: MIDSKLHLATGVMGNAASLLLYAAPILTFFRVLRKKSTEEFSCFPYIVALLNCLLYTWYGLPVVSYKWENFPVVTINGVGILLELSFILIYFWFASPRRKVTVAVTTMSVALVFSAAALISALVFHDHPHRKMFIGSIGLVASIAMYGSPLVAVRQVIKTKSVEFMPFYLSFFSFLASSLWMAYGLLGCDLFLASPNLVGSPLGILQLVLYCKYRKRGGVMQESGKWDVEKSTINTSDEKPKQPETAITNNSCSQAP, encoded by the exons ATGATAGACAGCAAACTCCATCTAGCCACTGGTGTCATGG GAAATGCTGCTTCCCTGTTGCTCTACGCAGCTCCCAT ACTGACATTTTTTAGGGTTCTGAGGAAGAAGAGCACCGAGGAGTTCTCATGCTTTCCCTACATCGTGGCGCTCCTGAACTGCCTCCTCTACACCTGGTACGGTCTCCCGGTCGTGAGCTACAAGTGGGAGAATTTCCCGGTGGTCACGATCAATGGCGTCGGGATCCTTCTCGAGCTCTCCTTCATCCTTATCTACTTCTGGTTTGCATCACCACGAAGAAAG GTGACAGTCGCGGTAACCACAATGAGTGTTGCACTTGTATTTTCAGCTGCAGCACTTATCTCGGCATTGGTATTCCATGATCACCCTCACCGTAAAATGTTTATTGGGAGCATTGGGCTTGTGGCGTCTATCGCAATGTATGGTTCACCTTTGGTCGCAGTA AGGCAAGTGATAAAGACGAAGAGCGTGGAGTTCATGCCTTTCTATCTGTCCTTCTTCTCGTTCCTCGCCAGTTCCCTCTGGATGGCTTACGGGCTACTGGGCTGCGATCTCTTTCTCGCC TCACCTAATCTTGTGGGGAGCCCATTAGGGATACTGCAACTCGTGCTGTATTGCAAGTACAGGAAGAGAGGAGGAGTCATGCAGGAATCAGGCAAATGGGATGTCGAGAAGAGCACAATCAACACCAGCGATGAGAAACCGAAACAGCCGGAGACCGCGATCACTAATAACTCCTGCTCTCAAGCTCCATGA
- the LOC116205852 gene encoding RNA polymerase sigma factor sigE, chloroplastic/mitochondrial, with protein sequence MGVVTVSSSASGTLVGFNSKFSTSKSVVKRPLIVAFRGEKNNSTALLTHQDQTHSPVETSKKQKKKVGNGSKSSRKAVLTDEVSPCTLELDYYDAAAKLEDIYKLTSTPNTSDAEEVTGEKKRGRQRRKKTAEGDEEENDEVGQTVVRNRTKKAKRLSLDRRIALKNNKDEKPVASEQKKKDVKSEDEKIERLVRDYSASTDLVSLDWKKMKIPPVLPSTEHAWLFKLMQPMKALFEVRENLRAGLGRQPADAELADATKMTVAQVRKHLEVGRAARNKLIKHNLRLVLFVINKYFQDFANGSRFQDLCQAGVKGLIAAIDRFEPNRKLRLSTYSLFWIRHAIIRSMTVSSFTRVSFGLESVRVEIQRAKLELLFELNRMPTEDEIIERVGMSPERYHEVMRASKPVYSLHSRHAVTQEEFISAITDVDGVGGDNRRQPALLRLALDDVLDSLKPKESLVIRQRYGLDGKGDRTLGEIAGNLNISREMVRKHEVKALMKLKHPARVDYLRRYIV encoded by the exons ATGGGAGTTGTGACCGTCTCCAGCTCGGCTTCTGGAACACTGGTGGGatttaattcaaaattctCAACTAGCAAATCTGTAGTAAAGAGACCTTTGATTGTAGCATTCAGAGGAGAAAAGAACAATAGTACAGCTTTGCTGACCCACCAGGACCAGACTCATTCTCCAGTAGAAACGTCcaagaagcaaaagaaaaaggtagGAAACGGGAGCAAGTCCTCTAGGAAGGCTGTCTTAACAGATGAAGTTTCTCCGTGCACATTGGAATTGGATTATTATGATGCTGCTGCCAAACTTGAGGATATATACAAGCTTACTTCAACCCCTAATACATCTGACGCTGAAGAAGTAACTGGTGAGAAGAAGAGAGGCCGACAGAGGAGAAAGAAGACCGCTGAAGGTGATGAGGAAGAAAACGATGAGGTTGGTCAAACTGTGGTCCGAAACAGGACAAAGAAAGCGAAACGACTGAGTCTCGATAGAAGGATCGCACTGAAAAATAACAAGGACGAGAAACCCGTTGCTTCAGagcaaaagaagaaggatgtcAAGAGTGAAGATGAGAAGATTGAAAGGCTGGTTCGGGACTACTCTGCTTCAACTGATTTGGTCAGCTTGGACTGGAAGAAAATGAAGATACCTCCTGTTCTCCCTTCCACGGAACACGCTTGGCTGTTCAAATTGATGCAGCCGATGAAG GCTCTCTTTGAGGTGAGGGAGAACTTGAGAGCTGGACTGGGTAGACAACCAGCCGACGCTGAATTAGCAGATGCCACAAAAATGACTGTGGCTCAAGTGCGGAAACACCTGGAGGTTGGTCGTGCAGCTAGAAACAAACTCATCAAG CATAATCTTCGGCTAGTCTTGTTCGTCATCAACAAGTATTTTCAAGACTTCGCAAATGGATCGAGATTTCAAGATCTTTGCCAAGCGGGAGTGAAGGGGCTTATTGCAGCAATAGATCGCTTCGAACCGAATAGGAAATTGCGGCTCTCCACTTATAGCCTGTTTTGGATCAGGCATGCCATCATCCGTTCCATGACTGTCTCCAGCTTTACTCGTGTCTCATTTGGCCTAGAATCG GTCAGAGTTGAGATTCAAAGAGCGAAACTCGAGCTGCTATTTGAATTAAATAGAATGCCTACAGAGGATGAGATAATCGAGAGAGTTGGAATGTCACCAGAGAGATACCATGAAGTCATGAGGGCTTCGAAGCCAGTCTACTCTCTCCATTCAAGGCATGCTGTCACCCAGGAAGAATTCATTAGTGCCATTACTGATGTTGATGGTGTCGGAGGAGACAACAGGAGGCAACCTGCTCTTCTCAGACTTGCTCTCGACGATGTG CTCGACTCCCTGAAGCCCAAAGAGAGTCTAGTCATCAGGCAAAGATACGGGCTCGATGGGAAAGGAGACAGGACACTGGGAGAGATTGCTGGGAACTTGAACATATCTCGGGAGATGGTTCGAAAGCACGAAGTGAAGGCTCTCATGAAGCTCAAGCATCCAGCTCGAGTTGACTATTTACGCCGGTATATAGTGTGA
- the LOC116203284 gene encoding transcription factor SPEECHLESS: MGDTTNIFDEHHEFADTTGFGTGPASPDDLFSIFESLDAELAQLDAANHQVGDLGSGLGLGGGQWSSSHVGHESETEAEGAAGGTSSPRSCKRPRAVADSSDVEKEDGQQRISHITVERNRRKQMNEHLSVLRSLMPCFYVKRGDQASIIGGVVDYINELQQILQSLEAKKQRKVYSETVLSPRPVLSPRPSPLSPRSKPPLSPRSKPPLSPRLNLPVSPRTPQPTSPYRPRLMQPAAAASGGGSCYSSALSSPSPTSSSSSSINENLNELAANSKSSIADVEVKFSGANLLLKTVSSRIPGQITKIIAVLEELSLEILQVNINSVDETMVNSFTIKIGIECQLSADDLAHQIQQTFH; this comes from the exons ATGGGCGACACCACAAATATCTTCGATGAACACCATGAATTCGCTGACACGACTGGCTTTGGCACGGGTCCCGCCTCGCCTGACGACCTCTTCAGCATCTTCGAGAGCCTGGATGCCGAGTTAGCCCAGCTGGATGCTGCCAATCACCAGGTGGGAGATCTCGGGTCAGGGTTGGGCTTGGGGGGAGGCCAGTGGTCGTCTTCTCATGTCGGTCATGAGTCCGAGACTGAGGCTGAGGGTGCTGCAGGGGGGACTAGCTCACCGAGGAGCTGCAAGAGGCCGAGGGCTGTGGCGGACTCCTCGGACGTTGAGAAGGAAGACGGGCAGCAGCGGATTTCGCACATAACGGTGGAGCGCAACCGGAGGAAGCAAATGAACGAGCACCTCTCGGTTTTAAGGTCCTTGATGCCTTGCTTTTACGTGAAAAGG GGTGATCAAGCATCAATTATTGGAGGCGTTGTGGACTACATCAACGAGCTCCAGCAAATCCTTCAATCCCTTGAAGCGAAGAAGCAACGCAAGGTCTATAGTGAGACTGTGTTGAGCCCCCGTCCGGTCTTGAGCCCTAGACCTTCGCCGCTCAGCCCGAGGTCCAAACCCCCTCTCAGTCCGAGGTCCAAACCCCCTCTCAGCCCTAGACTCAACCTACCCGTAAGCCCCAGAACCCCACAGCCCACCAGCCCTTACAGGCCTAGACTAATGCAACCAGCCGCCGCGGCCAGCGGTGGTGGAAGCTGTTACAGCAGCGCCCTCTCCTCCCCATCTCCGACCTCGTCCTCTAGTTCCTCCATCAACGAAAACCTCAACGAGCTTGCAGCAAACTCTAAGTCGTCCATAGCTGATGTGGAGGTTAAGTTCTCCGGTGCAAACCTCCTTCTCAAGACAGTGTCCTCTCGGATTCCCGGGCAGATCACGAAAATTATCGCGGTGCTCGAGGAGCTCTCTCTCGAGATCCTACAAGTGAACATCAATTCAGTTGATGAAACAATGGTTAATTCCTTCACCATCAAG ATCGGAATTGAATGCCAACTGAGTGCGGATGACCTCGCTCACCAAATCCAGCAGACCTTTCACTAG